Proteins from a single region of Oncorhynchus keta strain PuntledgeMale-10-30-2019 chromosome 20, Oket_V2, whole genome shotgun sequence:
- the LOC118398944 gene encoding solute carrier family 2, facilitated glucose transporter member 1-like isoform X1 encodes MVEEEKKQVTGYLLFSLATAVIGSLQFGYNTGVINAPEQKLRAFFNNTWMERYGEPIKPGTCTIVWSFSVAVFSVGGMVGSFSVGVMADRFGRKLSMFLVNILAVIGGLLMGFSTLCSSYEMVIAGRLVIGLFCGLFTGLTPMYVGELSPTPLRGAFGTLHQLGVVIGILVAQIFGLESLLGSDKLWPLLLALTVVPALLQCILLPFCPESPRFLLINQNKEELARKALVRLRGSDDVSKDMQEMKEESSKMAMEKKVTIPELFRTAAYRQPLLIAVMLHLSQQLSGINAVFYYSTGIFESAGVTQPIYATIGAGAVNTVFTVVSLFLVERAGRRTLHLVGLAGMAVSALLMTIALLLKGYSSLSYLSIGAVFLFVAMFEMGPGPIPWFIVAELFSQGPRPAAIAVAGCCNWTANFLVGISFPKLEELCGPYVFIIFMILLIFFFIFTFIKVPETKGKTFDEIAREFGGATLPPATSVGAPPTSISVTLPASPIKEKVPLVEAAAAEDRSNSTVQESL; translated from the exons AAAAAGCAGGTGACAGGATACCTCCTTTTCTCCCTGGCCACTGCAGTCATTGGCTCGCTGCAGTTTGGCTACAACACAGGGGTCATTAATGCACCGGAACAG AAACTGCGGGCTTTCTTCAACAACACGTGGATGGAGAGGTATGGCGAGCCCATCAAACCAGGAACGTGCACCATTGTGTGGAGCTTTTCGGTGGCCGTCTTTAGCGTGGGCGGCATGGTGGGCTCCTTCAGCGTCGGAGTGATGGCAGACAGATTTGGGAG GAAATTGTCCATGTTCCTGGTCAACATCCTGGCTGTGATTGGAGGCCTCCTCATGGGTTTCTCCACCCTCTGCTCCTCGTACGAGATGGTCATCGCCGGACGCCTCGTCATCGGCCTCTTCTGCGGCCTCTTCACCGGCCTTACGCCCATGTACGTGGGGGAGCTGTCCCCCACCCCTCTACGGGGCGCTTTCGGCACCTTGCACCAGCTGGGCGTGGTTATTGGCATCCTCGTGGCTCAG ATCTTTGGCTTGGAGTCTCTGCTGGGGTCGGACAAGTTGTGGCCTCTGCTACTGGCTCTGACGGTCGTCCCGGCCCTGCTGCAGTGTATCCTGCTGCCCTTCTGTCCTGAGAGCCCTCGCTTCCTCCTCATCAACCAGAACAAGGAGGAGCTGGCCCGCAAAG CCCTGGTGCGTCTGCGTGGCTCCGACGACGTGAGTAAAGACATGcaggagatgaaggaggagagttCCAAGATGGCCATGGAGAAGAAGGTGACCATCCCTGAGCTGTTCCGCACCGCAGCCTATCGGCAGCCGCTCCTCATCGCCGTCATGCTCCACCTCTCCCAGCAGCTCTCCGGAATCAATGCT GTGTTCTACTATTCAACTGGTATCTTTGAGTCAGCCGGTGTCACCCAACCCATTTACGCCACTATTGGAGCAGGAGCTGTTAACACTGTCTTCACTGTGGTATCT CTCTTCCTGGTCGAGAGGGCGGGACGAAGGACTTTGCATCTCGTCGGATTGGCCGGAATGGCCGTCAGTGCCCTGCTCATGACTATTGCCCTCCTGTTG AAGGGCTACTCGTCTCTGAGCTACCTGAGCATTGGGGCAGTGTTTCTGTTCGTGGCCATGTTTGAGATGGGGCCTGGTCCTATCCCATGGTTCATAGTGGCGGAGCTCTTCTCCCAGGGTCCGCGGCCTGCCGCCATAGCAGTGGCCGGCTGCTGCAACTGGACTGCCAACTTCCTGGTGGGAATCAGCTTCCCCAAACTGGAG GAGCTGTGTGGGCCTTACGTCTTTATCATCTTCATGATCTTACTgatcttcttcttcatcttcacCTTCATCAAAGTCCCAGAGACCAAGGGCAAGACCTTTGATGAGATCGCCCGTGAGTTTGGCGGGGCCACCCTGCCCCCTGCCACCTCTGTGGGAGCTCCTCCCACTAGTATCAGCGTAACACTTCCTGCCTCGCCAATAAAGGAGAAGGTTCCATTGGTGGAGGCGGCAGCAGCAGAGGATAGGTCCAACTCAACTGTACAGGAGAGCTTGTAG
- the LOC118398944 gene encoding solute carrier family 2, facilitated glucose transporter member 1-like isoform X2, translating to MERYGEPIKPGTCTIVWSFSVAVFSVGGMVGSFSVGVMADRFGRKLSMFLVNILAVIGGLLMGFSTLCSSYEMVIAGRLVIGLFCGLFTGLTPMYVGELSPTPLRGAFGTLHQLGVVIGILVAQIFGLESLLGSDKLWPLLLALTVVPALLQCILLPFCPESPRFLLINQNKEELARKALVRLRGSDDVSKDMQEMKEESSKMAMEKKVTIPELFRTAAYRQPLLIAVMLHLSQQLSGINAVFYYSTGIFESAGVTQPIYATIGAGAVNTVFTVVSLFLVERAGRRTLHLVGLAGMAVSALLMTIALLLKGYSSLSYLSIGAVFLFVAMFEMGPGPIPWFIVAELFSQGPRPAAIAVAGCCNWTANFLVGISFPKLEELCGPYVFIIFMILLIFFFIFTFIKVPETKGKTFDEIAREFGGATLPPATSVGAPPTSISVTLPASPIKEKVPLVEAAAAEDRSNSTVQESL from the exons ATGGAGAGGTATGGCGAGCCCATCAAACCAGGAACGTGCACCATTGTGTGGAGCTTTTCGGTGGCCGTCTTTAGCGTGGGCGGCATGGTGGGCTCCTTCAGCGTCGGAGTGATGGCAGACAGATTTGGGAG GAAATTGTCCATGTTCCTGGTCAACATCCTGGCTGTGATTGGAGGCCTCCTCATGGGTTTCTCCACCCTCTGCTCCTCGTACGAGATGGTCATCGCCGGACGCCTCGTCATCGGCCTCTTCTGCGGCCTCTTCACCGGCCTTACGCCCATGTACGTGGGGGAGCTGTCCCCCACCCCTCTACGGGGCGCTTTCGGCACCTTGCACCAGCTGGGCGTGGTTATTGGCATCCTCGTGGCTCAG ATCTTTGGCTTGGAGTCTCTGCTGGGGTCGGACAAGTTGTGGCCTCTGCTACTGGCTCTGACGGTCGTCCCGGCCCTGCTGCAGTGTATCCTGCTGCCCTTCTGTCCTGAGAGCCCTCGCTTCCTCCTCATCAACCAGAACAAGGAGGAGCTGGCCCGCAAAG CCCTGGTGCGTCTGCGTGGCTCCGACGACGTGAGTAAAGACATGcaggagatgaaggaggagagttCCAAGATGGCCATGGAGAAGAAGGTGACCATCCCTGAGCTGTTCCGCACCGCAGCCTATCGGCAGCCGCTCCTCATCGCCGTCATGCTCCACCTCTCCCAGCAGCTCTCCGGAATCAATGCT GTGTTCTACTATTCAACTGGTATCTTTGAGTCAGCCGGTGTCACCCAACCCATTTACGCCACTATTGGAGCAGGAGCTGTTAACACTGTCTTCACTGTGGTATCT CTCTTCCTGGTCGAGAGGGCGGGACGAAGGACTTTGCATCTCGTCGGATTGGCCGGAATGGCCGTCAGTGCCCTGCTCATGACTATTGCCCTCCTGTTG AAGGGCTACTCGTCTCTGAGCTACCTGAGCATTGGGGCAGTGTTTCTGTTCGTGGCCATGTTTGAGATGGGGCCTGGTCCTATCCCATGGTTCATAGTGGCGGAGCTCTTCTCCCAGGGTCCGCGGCCTGCCGCCATAGCAGTGGCCGGCTGCTGCAACTGGACTGCCAACTTCCTGGTGGGAATCAGCTTCCCCAAACTGGAG GAGCTGTGTGGGCCTTACGTCTTTATCATCTTCATGATCTTACTgatcttcttcttcatcttcacCTTCATCAAAGTCCCAGAGACCAAGGGCAAGACCTTTGATGAGATCGCCCGTGAGTTTGGCGGGGCCACCCTGCCCCCTGCCACCTCTGTGGGAGCTCCTCCCACTAGTATCAGCGTAACACTTCCTGCCTCGCCAATAAAGGAGAAGGTTCCATTGGTGGAGGCGGCAGCAGCAGAGGATAGGTCCAACTCAACTGTACAGGAGAGCTTGTAG